In the genome of Desulfovibrio aminophilus DSM 12254, the window TCTACGTCCTGTCCCGCACCGTGGACCGCTTCTTCGCCGGGCCCCACGAGTTCGTCACCGGCGGCTGGCTGCTGTATGTGCGCGACAAGGGCACCATCGACGACGGGTTCAATATCCGCGAGGCCGTGCGCTTCACCACCGGCGGCGACCTCCCGGATTGCGGGGACTGCCCCACGATCTACAGGTTCTTCCAGGCCCACCGGGAATAGTTCGGGCGGTCCCGACGAAACAATGCGATCCAAGGGGAAACGACGCCATGTGGAAACGCATCCTGCTGCTCATCGTCCTGGCCCTCGCGCTCGCGATCGCCGCGCTGTCCCTCCTCGAGCACCTGCATAACCTGGACGCGATCGTGTCCAACCGGGCCGGCGGCCTTGAAAACATCCCGAAAGCCGACGCCCCCCTGAAATCGGTCGCGCAGAAACTCGACTACAATCTGAAGTACATCGGGGAGGACGCCGCCAGGAATCCGTCCTTCTGGAATTTCCTGCGCTCCGAAAACGCGGAACTGACGCGCGCGTATCTCGTCGCGGCGGACGACTTCCTGCGGGCGCAGGGGGAGTTCGTGGACGTGCAGATGGGGATCGACGGATTCCTGGACACCATGCTCGCCGCCTCGAACGGCACGGACACCACCACCATCACGAGCAAGGAAACGTCCAGCGAAAACGAAATCTGCTGGCGCTCGCTGGCCCGCCACGCGCGGATCTGCGAGAACACCTCCGTGCGTGTGCGGCTCCTGGCCAAGGCGGCCGAGGACTACCAGGCCGCCGTGTCGAAGCTGGCGCCGCGCCTTAAGGCCCAGGGCCTCTCCGTCCCGGACCAGCGGGCCGGATACGCCAGGATGGAGGCTCTCCTGCGCGGCGAATGGGTGCGGCGGCGGGCGGACTTCCTCGTGCGCCACTTCCATGCCCCGGAACGCGGGGAAGCCGACCTGGTCCAGGTCAACGAGGATCTCCAGAAGGAACTCGACCGCATGGTGGAGTCATTCAAGAAACACGCCGCCGAGCAAGGCGTCTCCCTCGACTGACCCCCTTCGGGGGATTATAGAAAAGGCGAAAAGGCTTTCACCTCTTCGCCTTTCTGGAAACCGGCGAAGCACCGGGAGCCTCCTCCGCCTTTCTATGAACCGCCGAAGGCGGAGGCATCCAGCCGCGCCACCTGCACGACCGTCTGGCCGGTGAAGCCCATGAGGCGGGTAAACTTGGGCCAGCGGGGGTCGGGCCGGTCCAGGTCCGCGCGCAGGGCCAGGACGTGCGACTTGCCCAGCCGGGCGGCCTCGGCCCGCAGCCAGAGGGCGTCGCCTTGCAGGGAGCGCAGCACGCGCGGCCCGAAGCGCGACAGCTCCAGGTGGGCCTCCAGGTTGTCCGGCCCCTCGGCCAGGGCACCGAAGCCGTAAACGCCCCGGCCGTCGTAGAGCTCGAAGAAGCGGTAGCGATCCAGGTCCGGCAGATAGGCCAGGGCCGGGGGAATGTCGCGGCTCGCGCGGACGCTCATTTCTCCCTCCCGAAGGGGTTGAAGTCGTTGATGGTGCGCTGGGGCAGGCTGCCCGAGCGGGCCGGGCGGAAACCCACGGCCAGGTAGCGGAAGGCGTCCGTGGCGTGGCTCGTCCAGTCGTGCAGGGGCAGGGGCCGGAAGGCGTTCATCCGGTCCGAGTATTCGCGGCGGTAGTGGCGCAGGGCCTCCACGCCCTGCTCGCAGCGCCCGGCGTCGAAGCGGCAGCGCGGCAGCAGGGCGCGCACCGCGTTGATGCCGTCGGCCAGGGGAATGTTCGGGCAGACCTCGAAGCGCAGGCCCAGGCTTCGGGCCATCTCCAGCCGGGATTTGCCCGTGCCCAGCTCGCGCACGCGGATGTCGTGGGGCGCGATGTGGCTGCCGTAGGTATAGGGCTTGCCGTCCAGCACCTTGACGTAGTGGTCCAGGCCCATGCCGGAGTTCTCATAGTAGTCCACCAGCCGGATCTCGCCGCCGGGCGCGGCCTGGAAGAACCAGACCGCCGTGGAGTCGGACATGCCCAGGTCCCAGGCCGTGTGCACGGGCATGGCCGGGTCGTGGGGCGCCACGCCCAGGCGGCCGTCGCGCTCCAGGTCGGCCATGAGCCCGCCGAAGTAGGCCCCGCGCACCGCCGCCGTGAACGAACACTCGAATTCCTGTTCGTACTCCTCGGGGCTCATCTCCCGCTGGGCGGCGGCCAGCTCGTCCGGGTCCAGCAGGCCGGTGAAGCTCGCCCGGTAGAGCCCGGCGTACCAGTCCGGGTCGCGCTGGGCCCGGCGGAAGAGGTCGTGGAAGACGTTGCGGCCCTGGGGCGTGCCGATGAACAGGGCCCAGCCCTTGCGGTCGGCCAGGGCCGGGCGGATGACCTCGCTCCAGACCCGCAGCGGCATCTGGGCCATCTCGTCGAACACCGCGCCGTCCAGGTAGACCCCGCGCAGGGAGTCCGGATCGTTGGCCCCCAGCAGGCGGATGCGCGCACCGTTGGCCAAGTCCGCCCGCAGCTCGGACTCGCTGAAACGGGCCTCCACGCCGGAGTCCGGCCCGCAGTAGCGCTTGAGGTAGTCCCAGACCACGGTCTTGGCCTGCTTGCAGTAGGGCGCGATGTAGGCCCCGCGCCAGTCCGGCCGGTCCGTGGAGAGCGCCGCCGCGATGAGCCGGTTCACCGAGAGCACGGTCTTGCCGAAGCGGCGGTGGCAGACGAGCACGGAAAAACGTTTCAGCCGCGACTCGATCTCGGCCTGCCAGCGGTGCGGGGCGTAGAGCGCGGACGCCCTGGGCGCCGTTTCCGGGGCCGGAGCTTCAAGCGCCGGCACCGTCGAGGCCTTGGCCTTCTTCCTCGGGGCCATGTCAGCGGCCCTCCCGGCGGGTCTTGAGCTGGTCCTTGATCTCCTGGAGCATGGCCTGGATGCTCACGATCCGCTCTTCCACCCGCTCGACCTTGAGGGCCGTGGCCTGCCCCTCCTCCAGCCGCCGCTCCACGCGACAGATCTGATCCTCGGCGGCGCGCAGGCGCTCGCCCAGGCCGCTCACCAGGGCGGCGGCCACGGCCAGGGCCGAGGCCACGGAGAGCAGCGTGCCCAGGTCCAGGCGGCGCTCCAGCCGCCAGGTTCCAGACGGTTCGCGCGCGGGGGTCACTTGCCGCCTCCCAGGGCGTCGCGCACCCCGCGCACCGCGCCGGGCAGGTAGTCGCCCAGCTTCTTGACCCCGAGCACGGCGGCCACGATCCAGAAGGTGATCTCCAGGAACCAGTCCGGGAGCATCTCCCAGCTTCGCAGCACGCGCGCCGCGTCCTCGGGGCAGAACCCGCTCCAGACGAAGAACCCGATCCAGGCGAAGAACAGCACGTCGTCCTTCCAGCCCGCGTTCTCCAGCTGGCGCATCTCCCATTCGTGGTTGAACTCCGCGTCGGACTGGGCCAGGCGCATGCGGTTCTCCATGACCGCCTTCTTGAGGGCCTGGCGGTCCTTGAGATGGTCGGACACGCCGTTGACGATGGTGGTCAGCAC includes:
- a CDS encoding terminase large subunit domain-containing protein, whose product is MAPRKKAKASTVPALEAPAPETAPRASALYAPHRWQAEIESRLKRFSVLVCHRRFGKTVLSVNRLIAAALSTDRPDWRGAYIAPYCKQAKTVVWDYLKRYCGPDSGVEARFSESELRADLANGARIRLLGANDPDSLRGVYLDGAVFDEMAQMPLRVWSEVIRPALADRKGWALFIGTPQGRNVFHDLFRRAQRDPDWYAGLYRASFTGLLDPDELAAAQREMSPEEYEQEFECSFTAAVRGAYFGGLMADLERDGRLGVAPHDPAMPVHTAWDLGMSDSTAVWFFQAAPGGEIRLVDYYENSGMGLDHYVKVLDGKPYTYGSHIAPHDIRVRELGTGKSRLEMARSLGLRFEVCPNIPLADGINAVRALLPRCRFDAGRCEQGVEALRHYRREYSDRMNAFRPLPLHDWTSHATDAFRYLAVGFRPARSGSLPQRTINDFNPFGREK